One genomic segment of Kordiimonas sp. SCSIO 12603 includes these proteins:
- the trpS gene encoding tryptophan--tRNA ligase, translated as MKNRVFSGAQPSGKLTLGNYLGALRNWVKLQENYECIYCVVDMHAITVWQDPQELAAQTRQAAAAYIASGVDPEKSILFNQSQVSGHAELAWIFNCVARLGWLNRMTQFKDKAGKNRENASTGLYVYPNLMAADILLYQATHVPVGEDQKQHLELTRDIAQKFNHDFGVDLFPITEPLILGEGARVMSLRDGTKKMSKSDPSEYSRINLNDDSDTIAQKIRKAKTDAELIPGKADLLEGRAEAQNLIGIYAALSEVSRDTVCAEFEGKGFGDFKKALTELAVAKLAPITEEMARIEQDHAYIDGILRSGAEKADAIAQPILKEVKKAVGFLS; from the coding sequence GTGAAAAATCGCGTTTTTTCTGGCGCTCAGCCATCAGGTAAGCTGACACTTGGTAACTACCTTGGCGCGCTCCGTAACTGGGTAAAGCTGCAGGAAAATTATGAATGCATCTACTGTGTAGTAGACATGCACGCGATCACTGTCTGGCAAGACCCGCAAGAGCTTGCAGCCCAGACCCGCCAGGCGGCGGCAGCCTATATTGCCTCTGGCGTTGATCCTGAGAAATCAATTCTCTTTAACCAGAGCCAGGTTTCGGGCCATGCTGAACTTGCTTGGATTTTCAACTGTGTAGCACGCCTTGGCTGGCTTAACCGTATGACACAGTTCAAGGATAAAGCTGGCAAGAACCGCGAGAATGCTTCGACAGGCCTTTATGTGTATCCAAACCTGATGGCGGCGGATATCCTACTCTATCAGGCAACACACGTTCCTGTTGGGGAAGATCAGAAACAGCATCTTGAACTGACCCGCGATATCGCACAGAAATTCAATCATGATTTTGGTGTAGACCTGTTCCCGATCACTGAACCGCTAATCCTTGGTGAAGGAGCACGAGTGATGAGCCTGCGTGACGGCACCAAGAAAATGTCCAAATCTGATCCATCTGAATATAGTCGTATAAATTTGAACGACGATTCAGATACTATTGCTCAAAAAATCCGCAAAGCGAAGACGGATGCAGAACTGATCCCGGGTAAGGCTGATTTACTCGAAGGCCGCGCAGAAGCACAAAACCTTATTGGTATCTATGCTGCCCTTTCAGAGGTAAGCCGGGATACAGTCTGTGCTGAATTCGAAGGAAAAGGCTTTGGTGACTTTAAGAAAGCACTGACAGAGCTGGCGGTTGCCAAGCTTGCACCAATCACTGAAGAAATGGCACGCATTGAGCAAGATCATGCTTATATTGATGGCATTTTAAGATCTGGCGCAGAAAAAGCTGATGCTATTGCACAACCTATTCTTAAAGAAGTGAAGAAAGCTGTAGGTTTCTTGAGCTAA
- a CDS encoding alpha/beta fold hydrolase, producing the protein MTDTSWFYKELGASENTIHWLHGWGTSHTSFSRMAELFKKDASNRLYDLPGFGNTPALSEDAGTFEYSEAFIKQLDPSQSHIIIGHSYGGRVAIQLAAKYPDRIKAIILVAGAGLQRKRSLKFKTRAFLLRTLGKLARFSDSLFKTSFREAYTNKFGSTDYKNAGVLRQTLVKAVTEDLSPQAREVRCPTLLVYGSEDADTPPEIGRKYERLIPLARYEELSGYDHHDILSRGAYQCEALIKAFLKDIENA; encoded by the coding sequence GTGACTGATACAAGCTGGTTTTATAAAGAATTAGGCGCAAGCGAGAACACAATTCACTGGCTTCACGGCTGGGGTACAAGCCACACTAGCTTCAGTCGCATGGCTGAGCTTTTCAAAAAGGATGCCTCAAACCGACTTTATGATCTACCCGGTTTTGGAAATACACCTGCCCTTAGTGAAGATGCTGGAACCTTCGAATATTCTGAAGCCTTTATCAAACAACTAGACCCGAGCCAAAGCCACATAATTATTGGCCACAGCTATGGTGGCCGTGTCGCTATACAGCTGGCAGCTAAATACCCTGACCGTATTAAAGCTATCATTCTTGTGGCAGGCGCTGGTTTGCAGCGCAAACGTTCCCTGAAGTTTAAAACCCGAGCATTCCTACTGCGTACTCTTGGTAAACTGGCACGTTTCTCAGATAGTCTTTTCAAAACCAGTTTCCGGGAAGCTTATACCAACAAATTCGGTAGCACAGATTATAAAAATGCTGGTGTTTTACGACAAACACTGGTGAAAGCAGTAACAGAAGACCTGAGCCCACAAGCAAGGGAAGTCCGCTGCCCTACCCTTCTGGTGTACGGTAGTGAAGACGCGGATACGCCACCAGAGATTGGCAGGAAATACGAACGGCTCATTCCTCTGGCGCGCTATGAAGAACTAAGCGGTTATGATCACCACGATATACTGAGCCGAGGTGCGTATCAGTGCGAAGCACTTATCAAAGCTTTTTTGAAAGATATTGAAAATGCCTGA
- a CDS encoding GyrI-like domain-containing protein, with protein sequence MNKPFASYEKRLNRVLSYIYENLDEELSLDTLADIACMSRYHWHRVFKAMTGETLAGVVRNLRLSKAANLLVHEDASVRDVAKQVGFQNLASFSRAFKKAHGVSPNDFREQGAQITNLLSLSEGNESMYPISIVEMNGFRAAGVCHVGPYQHIGKAFKGLGSVLMANSLMDQVNSLFAIYHDAPDSKPSAEFRSHVAVSLKEGFPEGLDSLDYFDVEGGKYAVLEHKGPYSNLKAAYEWFYGKWLPQSGEEPRDMPPLEVYINDPKVTPTSELRTDIRIPLR encoded by the coding sequence ATGAACAAACCATTTGCCAGCTATGAGAAAAGGCTTAATCGGGTTCTCTCGTATATTTATGAGAATCTGGATGAAGAATTAAGCCTTGATACGCTCGCAGATATTGCCTGCATGTCCCGCTATCATTGGCACCGTGTTTTCAAAGCGATGACAGGGGAAACACTTGCGGGTGTTGTGCGAAACTTACGCCTTAGCAAGGCTGCAAACCTTCTTGTACATGAAGACGCTTCTGTAAGGGATGTTGCGAAGCAAGTTGGTTTCCAAAACCTGGCCAGTTTCTCTCGTGCCTTTAAAAAGGCTCACGGCGTTTCGCCGAATGATTTCCGGGAGCAAGGTGCTCAAATCACTAACTTACTATCCTTAAGTGAAGGGAATGAGAGCATGTATCCAATATCAATAGTGGAAATGAACGGATTTCGAGCTGCAGGCGTTTGCCATGTTGGACCATATCAGCACATTGGAAAGGCGTTTAAAGGTCTCGGCTCTGTCTTGATGGCAAATTCTTTAATGGATCAGGTGAATAGTTTGTTTGCCATCTATCATGATGCGCCAGATTCTAAACCAAGCGCGGAATTTCGGTCTCATGTTGCCGTTTCTTTGAAAGAGGGGTTCCCCGAAGGGCTTGATAGTCTTGATTATTTCGATGTTGAGGGCGGCAAGTATGCGGTGCTGGAACATAAAGGGCCATATTCAAACCTGAAGGCTGCTTATGAGTGGTTTTACGGTAAATGGTTGCCGCAGTCTGGGGAGGAACCTCGGGATATGCCGCCTCTTGAGGTATATATTAATGATCCGAAAGTTACACCGACCTCAGAGCTCCGTACGGATATTCGTATCCCGCTTCGATAG
- a CDS encoding DUF4136 domain-containing protein, whose translation MTKIFSRVLLVLGVMALSACASNFRSNVTTFHEITAPGGERVLLTPMNPEKQDSIEFRQYADAIAVQLQGYGYKETGESEPELIAGFDVTIDDGREKLINRPGITPYPYWTTGYWGYGRFWRSPFFGPYGGFGYGFGNGFNNEVVARTVYLATLRVELRKPDGTLVYEGRAETETRRKDLPKVMPYLAKALFEQFPGNSGETRRVVIEKEKKQ comes from the coding sequence ATGACCAAAATTTTTAGCCGAGTGCTTCTGGTACTGGGTGTTATGGCACTAAGTGCCTGTGCTAGTAATTTCCGGAGTAATGTAACAACATTCCACGAAATCACGGCCCCCGGCGGTGAACGTGTGTTGTTAACCCCAATGAACCCTGAAAAGCAAGACAGTATTGAATTCCGCCAGTATGCAGATGCAATCGCGGTTCAATTACAGGGATACGGCTATAAAGAAACGGGTGAAAGCGAACCAGAATTAATTGCTGGCTTTGATGTAACCATTGATGATGGCCGTGAAAAGCTTATTAACCGCCCAGGTATCACTCCTTACCCATATTGGACAACCGGTTACTGGGGATATGGACGTTTCTGGCGTTCACCTTTCTTTGGCCCATACGGCGGCTTTGGTTATGGTTTTGGTAACGGCTTCAACAATGAAGTTGTTGCCCGTACAGTTTATCTCGCGACACTACGTGTGGAACTCCGCAAACCTGACGGTACCCTTGTTTATGAAGGTCGTGCCGAAACAGAGACACGCCGCAAAGATCTTCCTAAGGTTATGCCGTATCTCGCAAAAGCACTGTTCGAACAGTTCCCAGGGAATAGCGGTGAAACTCGCAGAGTAGTGATTGAAAAAGAGAAAAAGCAGTAA
- a CDS encoding UDP-N-acetylmuramoyl-tripeptide--D-alanyl-D-alanine ligase produces the protein MPDLSTNLIMSVLGGLFILWFAYERGLALLMFFQQEEYDGPRFVSWIKQKQGYDKTTSIWLLVAVLIGIISHTLLANTQAAFIIGVASFLVWPTMAVAIFQGIWLSRKNRKNSKKPLVLTQRAKRILQVYMLLSVAAYTFLILASKLSPKGSQFSISVETDSESWLDMIGFVKVSYDWQIVAVAALLIVFVQALPFLLVLANKLLEPFEERVKAKFRQEAIDKFAELQPKVIAITGSFGKTSTKHILSHILGAAAPTLATPGSVNTDMGITRVIRESLTAEHQFFIVEMGAYGPGSIARLCKLTPPNVGLITAVGAAHYERFKTLETVARAKFEIAEATFANGGQMVVNKDGIEASLLNERLRAVAGDYKLVGTEGDVIFKGYTSTPEGIEVTVEAEDEEHILKCPLFGEHQAGNVATAAATARAVGLPWSAIKGALASVPQIRYRLEVSKSTSGPTLINDAYNSNPVGFAAALETLDVLRKEGRRRILVTPGMVELGSMHDKEHERLGALAAKHCDIVLIVTPDRIPTFVKGLEQANDGSVTVMTFAKQDDAEKWAKANWKEGDAVLFENNLPDLYEAEVSF, from the coding sequence ATGCCTGATCTTTCCACAAACCTGATTATGTCTGTTCTTGGCGGATTATTTATCCTGTGGTTTGCCTATGAGCGAGGGCTAGCCCTTTTGATGTTCTTCCAGCAGGAAGAATATGATGGGCCAAGGTTTGTATCCTGGATCAAACAAAAACAAGGTTATGATAAAACCACTAGCATATGGCTTCTTGTGGCTGTGCTTATCGGAATTATTTCTCACACATTACTGGCAAACACCCAAGCTGCTTTCATAATTGGTGTTGCGAGTTTCCTTGTATGGCCAACAATGGCTGTAGCAATATTTCAAGGCATCTGGCTTTCACGAAAAAACCGAAAAAACTCTAAAAAGCCTCTCGTATTAACCCAGCGCGCCAAGCGTATTTTACAAGTTTATATGCTGCTTTCAGTAGCAGCTTATACATTTCTGATCTTGGCTTCCAAACTATCGCCTAAGGGCTCACAGTTCAGCATCAGTGTTGAAACAGACAGCGAAAGCTGGCTGGATATGATTGGTTTTGTAAAGGTAAGTTACGATTGGCAAATTGTTGCTGTAGCGGCGCTGTTGATTGTATTTGTTCAAGCTCTGCCATTCCTTCTGGTGCTTGCCAACAAGCTTCTGGAACCATTTGAAGAACGCGTGAAGGCGAAATTTCGACAGGAAGCAATTGATAAATTTGCTGAGCTTCAGCCAAAGGTAATCGCGATCACTGGCTCGTTCGGCAAAACCTCTACTAAACATATCCTTTCCCACATCCTAGGCGCGGCCGCACCAACACTTGCAACACCCGGCAGCGTGAACACAGATATGGGTATCACACGGGTAATCCGGGAAAGCCTTACAGCTGAACACCAGTTTTTCATCGTGGAAATGGGCGCATACGGCCCGGGTTCAATTGCGCGGCTATGTAAACTCACTCCACCAAATGTTGGCTTAATCACTGCGGTTGGCGCTGCGCACTATGAACGCTTCAAAACGCTTGAAACCGTTGCACGCGCCAAGTTTGAAATCGCAGAAGCAACTTTCGCCAACGGTGGCCAGATGGTTGTGAATAAAGACGGTATCGAGGCAAGCCTTCTAAATGAGCGCCTGCGTGCTGTGGCGGGCGACTATAAGTTAGTGGGCACGGAAGGTGATGTTATTTTCAAAGGATACACCTCCACACCCGAAGGTATTGAAGTAACTGTAGAAGCTGAAGATGAAGAACATATCCTGAAATGCCCACTGTTTGGCGAGCATCAAGCGGGTAATGTAGCAACAGCGGCTGCGACCGCGCGCGCCGTTGGATTACCTTGGAGCGCGATTAAAGGCGCCCTCGCTTCTGTACCACAAATCAGATACCGCCTTGAAGTGAGCAAATCAACATCCGGGCCAACCCTTATTAATGATGCCTATAATAGTAACCCGGTTGGGTTTGCCGCCGCACTTGAAACACTTGATGTGCTTAGAAAAGAAGGCAGACGCCGCATTCTTGTGACCCCAGGGATGGTTGAGCTTGGCTCGATGCATGATAAAGAGCATGAACGCCTGGGCGCCTTAGCTGCAAAACACTGTGACATTGTGCTCATTGTTACACCTGACCGAATCCCAACCTTTGTTAAGGGATTAGAACAGGCAAACGATGGCAGCGTGACCGTGATGACCTTTGCCAAACAGGATGATGCTGAAAAATGGGCTAAGGCAAACTGGAAAGAAGGTGACGCCGTTCTCTTTGAAAACAACCTGCCTGACCTTTATGAAGCCGAGGTAAGCTTTTAA
- a CDS encoding MBL fold metallo-hydrolase: MRIKNFVKGLLLAGTIAGTASAQNWDQVEIKTEHLRGNLHVLYGAGGNIGISAGPDGIFIIDDQFAPLTDRIKAAIAKISDAEIRFAINTHFHGDHTGGNENVGKTGTVIVAHDNVRVRLSKGAFIKAFNNKMEAQPGPALPVVTFNDEMSLHLNGDDARLIHVKNAHTDGDSFVYFKETNLIHMGDLFFAGSFPFIDVDNGGDIDGVIAASKKALSMSNEETIIIPGHGQVTDKAGLMKYLGVLQESRTIVAKLKGEGKSLEDIQKMKALAEVEKQVGSLRDGWTDRFIEFVYKSV, translated from the coding sequence GTGAGGATCAAGAATTTTGTGAAAGGGTTGTTGCTTGCGGGAACTATTGCAGGCACGGCTTCTGCCCAGAATTGGGATCAGGTTGAAATTAAAACCGAACATTTGCGCGGTAATTTGCATGTACTTTATGGTGCCGGCGGCAATATTGGTATTTCTGCGGGGCCAGACGGTATTTTCATTATCGATGATCAGTTCGCACCGCTTACTGACCGTATCAAGGCGGCAATTGCCAAAATTTCTGATGCTGAAATCCGCTTTGCTATCAATACGCATTTCCATGGTGACCATACAGGCGGCAACGAAAATGTTGGTAAAACCGGTACGGTGATTGTAGCGCATGATAATGTACGGGTTCGTCTTTCAAAAGGAGCCTTCATCAAGGCGTTCAATAACAAAATGGAAGCACAGCCAGGTCCTGCGCTTCCTGTTGTTACTTTTAATGATGAGATGTCTTTGCACCTGAACGGTGATGATGCGCGCCTTATCCATGTGAAAAATGCACATACAGACGGTGATAGTTTCGTTTATTTCAAGGAAACTAACCTTATCCATATGGGTGATTTGTTCTTCGCAGGCAGTTTCCCGTTCATTGATGTAGATAATGGCGGTGATATTGATGGCGTGATTGCAGCGTCTAAAAAAGCACTATCTATGTCGAATGAGGAAACCATTATTATCCCGGGGCATGGGCAAGTAACGGATAAAGCTGGCTTGATGAAATATCTTGGAGTGCTTCAGGAATCTCGTACAATTGTTGCCAAACTAAAAGGCGAAGGCAAAAGCCTTGAAGATATCCAGAAGATGAAAGCACTTGCCGAAGTGGAAAAGCAGGTTGGTTCCCTCCGTGATGGTTGGACAGACCGTTTCATCGAGTTTGTATATAAAAGCGTTTAG